The DNA region CGACATCGCCGGCATGCAACTCGACGTCGGAGCGATCGGCAAGGGCTACGCGGCGAGCGAGGCGCTCGCGGCCGTCACCGCCACCGGCGTCCGCAGCGCGCTGGTCGCGGTGAGCGGCGACCTCGCCTTCAGCGACGCGCCGCCCGGGCAGCCGGGCTGGCGCATCCGCGTGCACGACGGCGACATCGGCGAGGTCGGCGTCCCCGCCGTCCTGCGGCTCACGCAGGCGGCCGTGTCGACGTCGGGCAACGTCGAGCAGCACCTCGACGTCGACGGGCGTCGCTACTCGCACGTGATCGATCCCGCGTCGCGCACGGGGTTGCTCGACGACATCACCGTGACCGTGGTGGCCCGGCACGGCGTGGACGCCGACGGGCTCGACACGGCCATGGGCATCCTCGGCGTCGAGCGCGGCCTGGCGCTGGTGGAACGCGACCCCGACGCCGCGGCGCTCGTCGTCGTGCGCAAGGACGGTGTGGTCACCGCGAGGGCCTCGAGCCGCATGCGCACGCTCGCCGCTGCGCAGGAGTAGCGAGCGGTCTTCGATCGCGCCGCTCCGGTCACGACAGCCGCCCTACCTCGGTGGTGCTCCCTCGCGCAGCCACGCGTCGAGTTCCCCCCGCGTGGGCAGCGACGGCTGCGCGCCCGAGCGGGTGACGGCAATCGCACCAGCGGCGTTGCCGCGCCGCAGCGCCACCTCGTCGGAGGCGCCCTCGGCCAGGGCGACGGCCAACGCGCCGACGAACGCGTCGCCAGCCGCCGTCGAGTCGACGACGTCCACCGGGTAAGCGCGCACCATCGACTCCGCGCCAGACGCACGCAGGAGGCGGGCGCCGGCTGCGCCCAGCGTCACGACGATCGAACGCGCCCCGCGCTGGCGCAGGTGGGCGGTCGCCTGCGCGAGATCGCTCGCCTCTGGCCCCGCCAGCGAGAAGAGCTCGGTCTCGTTGACGACGAGGTAGTCGACCAGCGCCAGCAGCGCGTCGGGCACCGGCGATGCCGGAGCGGCGTTCAGGACGACGATGGCGCCGGACTCGCTGGCCACCTGCGCGGCCAGCGTCACGGCCGTCACTGGCACCTCCAACTGCAGCAACAGCACCCGCGCGGCCGTGAGCTGCGGCGCGGCGAGCATGATGTCGGCATCGGCAAGTGTCCCGTTGGCCCCGGGGACCACCACGATCGAGTTCTCGCCGCTGCCGTCAACCGTGATCAGCGCCACGCCCGACGCCAGGCCGCCGCGGACGTCGACCGCCGTGACGTCGATGCCCTCCTCGGCCAGCCCCTGCCTCAGCGCCGCGCCGAACGCGTCCTCGCCGACGCACCCGATCATGGCCACCTGCCCACCGAGCCGCTGCGCCGCGACCGCCTGGTTGGCGCCCTTGCCGCCGGGGATGGTGAGGAAGAGATCGCCGGTGATCGTCTCGCCGGGCCGTGCGAACCGTGGCGCGCGGACCACGAGGTCCATGTTCAGGCTGCCGACGACGGCGATGCGGGGCATGGGGGGAGAGTATGGGAAAGGAAGGAAGGGTAGAAGAGCAGAAGGGGAGAAGGCAGAGCGGGAAGGGCGAAGGGGGGAAGGGCGAAGGAGGAAGGGGTGAAGGGGTATGCTGCGCTTCTTCAGGGAGGCTGTGGTGGTTGGCAGGACTCTGCGGTTCGTGTGCCTGACGGGGGTGCTCGTGGCGGGCGTGGGGATTGTCGGGGTGCGCACGCAGCCGGCCACCACGCCGCTGCAGGCGAGGCCCGATCCGTACGTCGGGCGGCCGCGGGTGTTCGTGCTCACCGACATCGCCAACGAGCCCGACGACCAGATGTCGCTCGTCCGGCTGCTCGTGTACGCCGAGGGCTTCGACATCGAGGGCCTGGTGGCCACGACCTCCACGTGGATGCGCACCGGCACGCGCGTCGACGTGATCCGAGCCGTGCTCGACGCCTACGCCGAGGTGCAGCCACGGCTGGCGACCCACGCGTCCGGCTATCCGACCGCCGACGCGCTGCGGGCCGTGGTCGCGGCGGGGCAGGGCGGCTACGGGATGGCCGCGGTCGGCGACGGCCGCGCGACCGAGGGTTCGGCGCGCCTGCTCGCTGCGGCGCGCCGCGACGACCCGCGGCCGCTGTGGGTGCTCGCCTGGGGCGGCACCAACACCCTTGCGCAGGCACTTGGCGACGCACGGGCGACGCTGTCGACCGCTGAACTCGCCTCCGTCGTCGATCGGCTGCGCGTCTACGCCATCTCCGACCAGGACGACGCAGGGCCGTGGCTGCGTCGGGAGTTCCCCACGCTGCGGTACATCGCGTCGCCGTCGACGCAGGACGGGCAGGAGTACGCAGGCGCGACGTGGACCGGCATCAGCGGCGACCGCTTCTACCGCAACGCGCCCGGCGCCGACTTCACCACGTTCGCCGACGCGTGGGTCGACGCCAACATCCGCGCGCGCGGGCCGCTCGGGCGGCTCTACCCGTACCCGTGCTGCATCCACGAAGGTGACACGCCCTCTTTCCTCGGCCTCATCGACAACGGCCTGGCCAGCGCGATGTCGCCGACGTTCGGCGGATGGGGCGGGCGCTACGTGTGGCGGCAGCCGCGCGGCGAGTCCCGCCCCTTCTGGACGCAGGGCGGCGACGCCTACCCGGGCAACGACGACTCGCGCGACACCGTCACCGGCGCTGGCGGGCTCGTGGTCACCTCCGACCAGGCGACCGTCTGGCGCTGGCGCGAGGCCTTCCAGCACGACTTCGCGGCGCGCATGGCGTGGACGGTGCTCCCGCGTGCCGAGGCCAACCACGCACCGGAGGTCGTCGTGCAGGGGCATGACGGCCGCGGGCCGGTGATGGTGAGCGCGACGGTCGGCACGCCCGTGCGGCTCGAGGCCAGGGGGAGCGATCCGGACGGCGACGCGCTCCGCTACCGCTGGTGGTACTACGCCGAGGCCGCCACGGGACTCCCGGGCATGCCGGTCGTACGCGAGCGCCGGCGGCCACCGGTGATGGCGCCGACCGGCGGCAGCCCGCCGGCCGCCCGCGGCGACCGCCCGGGGCCGCGCGTGACCCTGCAGGGCGACACCACCCCGGTGGTCACGATCACGCCGGTCGTCGCCGGCGTGGCCCACGTGATCCTCGAGGTCGTCGACGAGGGGCGCCCGTCGCTCACGCGGTATCGGCGGATCATCCTGGACGTGCGCTGAGCGGGCCGCGACCGTCACCTCCGGGGTGAGCGCTGCATCCTTCGTGCGTGGGCCGCGCGTGGCGCGCGGCTCCGCCCGGAGGTCCCCATGTCTCGTCGCACCCTGTCGCGCGTCCTGCAGGCGGCCGCGCTCGTCCTCGCCGTGACCACCGGTGTGGCCCGGGCCCAGGGCCCGCATGGGCCACATGGGCAGGGGATGCCGCCCGGCGGCGGCCGGGGCATGGGGCCCGGGATGACGCACGACGCGGGTCACCAGGCCGACATGGAGGTGTTCCACCAACTCCTCGACAACGGCAACAAGGTGACGCGCACGGTCACGCCGCGGCCCGACGGCGTCGAGTCGGTCACCGAGTCGGACGACCCGGTCATCGCCAAAGCCATCCAGACGCATCTGGACGCGATGTCGGCGCGCGTGAAGGAGCAGCGGCCGATTCACCAGCGCGACCCGCTCTTCCGGGAGGTGTTCGCCAACGCCGACCGGATCGTGCTGCGCCACGAGATGACACCGAAGGGCGTCAGGGCGGTCGAGACGTCGACCGACCCATACGTCGTCAAGCTCATCCAGGCGCACGCGGAGGTCGTGACCGCATTCATCGCCAACGGTCGTGCCGAGGCGATGAAGGATCATCCCGTTCCCTCCCGGTGAGCCGATTTTCCAACCCGGCAGGGGGAGGCCCCGTCTACCGTAAGCCGCCGACGCACGGTGCGTCTGCGGGATCGGAGGTGCCGCCCCATGCCCGTGTTCGCGTCCTTGCGCTCGTCCTTGCTGTTGGTCGCCGTCCTTGCCTCACCCGTGTCGGCGCAGGACCCGGTGGCGCCCTCGTTGCCCTCCGATCCCGCGCAGGCGACGGTGTCGACGGCCGACGTCGGTCTCTTCTGGCGCGCCTGGGACGCGTGGGTGGCCGACGGGCAGCGCCCGGAGCGCCTCGCGCCGATCCTGCAGGCCGAGTACCTGGACAAGGGGTCGGCCGGCGTGCGCGACTTCACGCCCGACCGCATCATCAGCGCCGACGCCCTGGCGACGCGCATCCTGGAGGACCGGGCGTACTACGAGCGCGTGCGGCCGATCACCGAGCGCATCGCCTCGCGCCTGCCAGACCTGCAGGGCGTCTACCGCGCGTTCGAGCAGCGGTATCCCGACGCGGTCTTCCCGACGCTCTACGTGGTGATCGGCAGGCGCAATTCCGGCGGCATGAGCTCGCCGCGGGCGCTGATTCTCGGCGCGGAGATGTTCGCAGGGCAGGGCGCGCGCCTCGACGAGGAGGACGTGCTGCCGATGGTCGCGCACGAACTCGTGCACTTCCAGCAGCGCACGTCGGCCGAGCGGGGCGGGGGCCTGCTCGGCGCGTCGCTGCGTGAAGGCGGCGCCGACTTCATCGCCGAGCAGATCGCCGGTCGCCACATCAACACCCGCGTGAAGGGCTACGGCGACTCGCACGAGCACGATCTGTGGCCGCGATTCCTCGCCGACCTGTCACGACCGGACGGGCACCGGCCGTGGCTGTACAACGGGCGTGACCCGAACCGGGTGGGACTGCCCGACCTCGGGTACTACATGGGCTACAAGATTGCCCAGGCGTACTTCCAGCGTGCGGCCGATCGCGATGCCGCGTTCGCCACGCTCGTGCGCATGGAGGACCCGTCGGCCATCCTCCGCGACTCGCGTTATGGCGAACGGTTCGGCGCCACGACGCCCGCCCCGAGCCCGGAGCCCTGACCCGCCGGCATGCGTCATGATTCACCAGCCATGAGTCATGACACCGCGGCGCGCTGGCGCGCCGCCATCATCGGCACCGGCCGCATCGCGTCACTGCTCGAGCGCGACCCGCTCAGGCCCCGGCCGCACACGCACGCGGGGTGGTACCGCGCCGATGCACGGACGACGCTGGTCGCCGGCGCGGACATCGATCCCGAGCGCCTGGCCGCGTTCGGCGACGACTGGGCCATCGACGCCGCGCACCTGCATCACGACTACCGCGAGCTGCTCCGGCGCGAGCGGCCCGACATCGTGTCGATCTGCGCGTACGCGGCCGATCGCGTGACGATGTGCCGGGAGGCGGTCGCGGCTGGCGCACGCGGGCTGTGGATCGAGAAGGCTGCCGCCTGCTCGGTGGAGGACGCCGAGGCGCTGGCCGACCTTGTTGCCGCAGCAGGCGTCGCCGCGGTCGTCGACCATCCGCGTCGCCTCGAGTCGCGCTACCGCGCGGTCGGCGCCTGGCTGGCCTCCGGGGCGCTCGGGCGGCTCGAGACGGTGCACGTGCTGTTCAGCGGCCACGTCGTGCACACCGGCACCCACGCCTGGGATCTCCTGCTGGCGTGGTGCGGCCCGTGGGCACGTGTCGACGCCACGCTCGACACCCCGGCCCAGGAGGCGGTCGCGGCTGGCGACGCGCACGACCGCGACGAGGCCGACATCGCCCGGTACGCAGCGGCCCTGCGCGGCGGCATCGTCGACCGCGGTGGGCGGGCGCGCATCGTCTTCGCCAATGGCGTCGAGGCGTTCGTCACGGGAGGCGCCAAGGGCTACTTCGTGTTCCAGTGCGACGTGATCTGCTCGCGAGGCCGCATCCGCATCGGCAACGACGTGTGGGAGGTCCTCGCGCCGGCCGAGAGCCCGCGCTACAGCGGGTACCGCGAGCTCGCGCCGATCGATCCGACCATCGACCTGCCGCCGGCGCCGCCAGGGCCGGCAGCGGTCCTCGACGCGCTGCTGCTGGCGATGGCCGACGGCCGGGAACCGGAGCTGTCGGTGCGAGCGGCCGTCGATGCCCTGGCGCTCGGCATCGCCATCGTGCAGGCCGGCGTCACGGGACGGGCCGTGACGCCCGAGACGCTGGATCGGACGATGCGCATCGACTCGATCTAGCCATGGTGCGGGCGGATCGGGCGTCGGTGCCCGGGCCCTCGCGGACGCGGGCACCCCGGCATCACTCGGAGCGCGTCGGCTCAGAGACGTCGCGCACGAGATCGCCGGTCAACTCCGCCGTGGTCGCGCGGGCCAGGTCGGCTTGCGACACGATGCCGCACACGCGCCCGCCCTCGTCGACGATGGGGAGGCGGCGCACCTGGTGCGCCTGCATCATCTCGACCGCATCGCTGACGCGTGCCTCGGCGGTAAGCGACAGGGCCGGGCTGGTCATGCAGTCGGCGGCGGTGGCCGCGCGTGCGTCGCGGCCCTCGGCCAGCACGCGCAGCACCATGTCGCGGTCGGTGACCACGCCGAGGAGCGTCCGCGTCGAGGCGTGCTCGACCACGGGAATCTCACCGCAGTCGTGCGTGCGCATGAGCCGGGCGATCTCCTCGATGGGGGTGTCGGGCGTGCAGGTGGCAGGGTCTGGCGTCATCAGGGTGGCGAGCTGCATGCCCTGTTCGATGCATGTCGCGTTCCCGAATGGATTACCCTCCCCTGCATGACTCGACTGCTCGGCTGCCTGCTCCTGACGGGGAGCGTGATGCTGCTGGCCTGCGGGCGCGATCATCGCCCGACCGCAGTCCCGCAGGCCCCCGAGGCGGCCAGTGGTTGGACCGACAAGCCGGGCTGGTCGGCGTCGTCGTGGATGGTGGCCGCCGCCAACCCGCTCGCGGTCGATGCGGGGACCGAGATGCTCGAGGCCGGCGGGTCGGCGCTCGACGCGGCGATTGCCGTGCAGATGGTGCTCACCCTCGTCGAGCCGCAGTCGAGTGGCATCGGCGGTGGGGCGTTCCTCGTGTACTGGGACGGCGCCAGGGTGACCGCCCTCGACGGCCGCGAGACCGCACCGGCCGCCGCATCGCCCGAGCTCTTCGTGCGCGACGGCGTGCCGATGCGCACCATCGACGCGATCGTCGGCGGACGTTCCGTGGGCGCCCCAGGCGTCGTGCGCATGCTGGCGCTCGCGCACGCGCGACACGGGCGACTGCCATGGGCACGGCTCTTCGGGCCCGCGATCCGGCTCTGTGACGAGGGCTTCGCGATCAGCCCGCGCCTGGCCGGCCTCCTGTCGCGGGAGGCGCACCTGTCGAAGGACCCCGAGGCGCGCGCGTATTTCTACGAGCCCGACGGCCGACCGAAGGCGGCCGGCACCCGTCTGCGCAACCCGGCCCTGGCCGCCGTGCTCCGGTCGATTGCCGCCAACGGCCCGGATGCGTTCTACACGGGCGACATCGCGGCGGACATCGTCACGAAGGTACGCTCGCATCCCACCAACCCCGGCGTGCTGAGCGCCGCCGACCTGGCCGCGTACCAGCCGGTCGAGCGGGAGCCGCTCTGTTTCACGTACCGGACGTCGCGCATCTGCGGCTTCCCGCCGCCGGGCTCCGGCACCCTCGCGCTCGGCCAGATCTTCGGCATCCTCGAGTCGCACGACATGCGGGCGCTCGCTCCCAGCCGAGGCGCCGACGGCCGCTGGACGATGTCGGCAGAAGCCGTCCACCTGTACACGGAAGCTGCACGGTTGGCGTTCGCCGATCGCGAGGCGTACGTCGGTGATCCGGCGTTCGTGCCCGTACCGGTGTCGGCCCTGCTCGACCCGCAGTACCTCGAGGGCCGTCGCGCGGCGATCGGCGCGCGGTCGATGGGGCGCGCCACCGCCGGCGTACCGCCCGGCCTGACGAGGGCGGCCACCGCCGGGGTGCCGCTCGAACGCCCGTCCACCTCGCACATCTCGATCGTGGACGGCTTCGGGCACGCGCTGGCCATGACCACCACCGTCGAGGACGGCTTCGGCTCCCGCCAGTTCGTGCGCGGCTTCATCCTCAACAACCAGCTGACCGACTTCTCGCTCGCGCCGACCGACGCCGCAGGCGCGCCGGTTGCCAACCGTGTCGAGGCGGGCAAGCGGCCGCGGTCGTCGATGACGCCGCTGCTCGTCTTCGATCGTCGGAGCGGCGCGTTGCGCATGACCCTGGGGTCGCCGGGCGGGAGCGCGATCATCAACTACGTCGGCAAGGTCCTGCTCGCGACGCTCGACTGGGGGCTCGACGTGCAGCAGGCGATTGCGCTACCCAACGTGGGCAGCCGCAATGGTCCCACCGAACTCGAGGCCGGCCGGGTCGACCCGGCACTCGGCCCGGCGCTCGAGGCCCGCGGGCACGAGGTGCGCCTGCTCGACCAGACCTCCGGCCTGCAGGCGATCGAGCGGACCGCGACCGGCTGGTTCGGCGGCGCCGACCCGCGCCGCGAGGGGATCGCGCGGGGGAAGTGACGGCTGATGACGTCTGACGCTTGACGTCTGACGTCTGACGGGCGGGCAGCCTGTTGGCACCCCTGAGCCGTCAGCCCTGAACCTCTACGAACTGCAACTGAGCATGCTGCAGCCGGCGCGATGGCGGGCCCACTCGGGGCGGCGCGCCGCGAGGTCGTCCTCGCCGGGCTGGTCGTCGTAGGGGCGCGACAGGACCCGGAGCAGCCGCTCGACGACCGACGTGTCGCCGGCCGCGGCGGCGTCGATGGCCTGCTGCGCGAGGTAGTTGCGCAGCACGTACTTCGGGTTGGCGGCACGCATGCGCGCCACGCGCGTCGCGTCGGGCTGGCCTTCGTCACGAACCCGCGTCGCCCACGCGCGCAGCCACGCCAGCACGCGGGCGCCGTGCGGACCTGCCAGGTCGTCCTCGTCGTAGAAGGCGTCACGCACCGGCGCGAGCCGCGCCTCGTCCGGCACCTCGGCGCCGACGGGCACCCGGGTCAGGCCGCGGAAGAAGATCGTCATGTCCGTCTCGGCCGCTTCCAGCATCGCGAACAGTTCCTGCAGCAACGGGTCGTCGCCGCTGAACGTCAGCGCGTCGAGCCCGAGCTTGTCGCGCAGCATGGACGAGTAAGCGCGGTCGAACTCGTCGCGGTAGGCCTCGAGGCCGCGGTGCAGGTCGTCCACCGACTCGACCAGCGGGATCAACGCCTCCCCGAGGCGCGCGAGGTTCCAGAGGGCGATGTTCGGCTGCTGGCCGAAACGGTACCGCCTGCCCCCGGCGTCGGTGGTGTTGGGCGTCCACGCCGGGTCGTAGCCTTCGAGCCAGCCATACGGGCCGTAGTCGATCGTCAGTCCCAGGATCGACATGTTGTCGGTGTTCAACACGCCGTGCACGAAGCCGACGCGGGTCCAGTGCGCGGCCAGCACGGCGGTGCGCCGGCACACCTCCTCGAACCACGCCAGGTAGGTGTCGCGGGCGCCGGTCGGACCGAGATCCGGGAAGTGCGTGCCGATCACGTGATCGGCCAGTCGTCGCAGGAGGTCCACCTCGCCGTGGGCAGCGTGGATCTCGAACGACCCGAAGCGCACGAACGAGGGAGCCACGCGACACACGATCGCCCCCGGTTCCGCCTCGGGACGACCGTCGTAGAACATGTCGCGGACCACCGACTCGCCCGTGGTCACCAGGCTCAACGCGCGTGTCGTCGGCACGCCGAGCGCGTGCATCGCTTCGGAGCAGAGGAACTCGCGCACCGACGATCGCAGCACCGCGCGTCCGTCCGCCTGCCGGGAGTACGGCGTCGGTCCGGCCCCCTTCAGCTGGAGCTCGTGCACGCGACCGTCGGCACCGCGCAGTTCGCCGAGCGTGATCGCCCGCCCGTCACCGAGCTGATCGGCCCAATGACCGAACTGATGACCGCCATAGCGGGCGGCATACGGCACCGATCCCGGCAACAGCCGGTTGCCTGCGAGCACGTCGGCGACGGGGCCGGGGCCGAGGGGAGGCCGCGCCACGCCGATGTCGCGCCCCAGCGCGTCCGACCACGCCAGCAGCGACGGCGACGCGACGCGCGTCGGCTCGACGCAAGAGTAGCTGGCGCCGGGCACCCGGCGGGGCATGTTCCTCGCGCTCGGGTCCCCGGGCATCGTCTCGACGAACCGGGCCTCGAGCGTGGCAGACGACAGATCTCGCACATCCCATCGTCGCAGGGACGTCAAGGGACGGTCGTCGAACACTCGTCAGCGCTGGGCGCCCCGGCCGGTGCGCTGCTGCAGTTGGTCGATGCGACGCGACGCCTCCGCCTTGGTCAGGTCGGCCGGTGGGTCCTCGCCAGCCTCCTGCGACAGCGTGCCCAGGTACGACCGCTGCGCGTCGGTCATGGGCTCGTCGCCGGTCGTCCAGTCGTCGGGATCCTTCAGCAGGTTGGACGGCCGTTCCACCCCGGTGCCGCCCGTCGCCTCGTGGTTCTCATGGATGTCGCCAGCCTGATCGCGTGGGTCGTTCATGCGGGCGGTGATTGCACGACGGGTTCCACACCCGGCCCCCGGTCTTCTGGCCCTCGTCCACCGCTCCGGTGCCCGGTGCCCGCTGCCCGATGCCTCCGTCCTACCAGGCGTGATAGTGACCGTCGCGGAACGACACCTCGACCGGGCGGTCGTACAGGCCCGACAGCGTCTGCGTCGTCAGCAGGCGCGGTGTCGGCCCGTCGCCGACCACGCGACCCTGCTTCAACAGGACCACCCGCCCGATCTCGGGGACGATGTCGGCCAGGTCGTGCGTGACGAGGACCAGGCTGGTGCCTGCCTGGGCCAGCGCCCGCATCGTCGCGCGGACCTCGTGCGCCGCGCCGAGGTCCAGGCTGGTCATCGGCTCGTCGAGCACGAGCGCGCGTGGCCGGTGGATCAGGGCGCGTCCGATCAGGAGACGCCGTGCCTCCCCCGACGACATGCGCGTGAGCAGCCGATCGGCGAGGTAGGGAAGGCCGAGCCACGCCAGGACCTCGTCGACGCGAGCCCGCATCTCGTCGGTCGGCACATGGTGCGGCCACAGGCCGATGGCGCCGAAGAACCCCGAGAGCAGCAGCTCCCGGCCGGTGATCTTCCGGGTGACCGTCGCCAGCAGGTCGTTGGACACGATCCCGAGGGCGGCGCGCAGGTCCCACAATGTCCAGCGCGACTGGCCGAGCACGGTGACGCTGGTCTGCGGCAGGTCGAGCGGGTGCAACTCCCGAGTGATGACCTTGAGCAGCGTGCTCTTGCCCGAGCCGTTGGGTCCGACGATGGCGACGTGCTGGCCGGCCGGGATGGTGAGGGAGAAGTCGTCGAGCACGCGCGCGCCATCGCGGATGACGGACACGTGGGAGAAGGCAATCAGGGCGTCGGACATGGCGCCCGTGCATGGTAGCGCCGGTTCGACGATCAGGCGGGCTGGCTGGCTCGCTGCTGCAGCGCGGTCATCGCGACATGTGTCGCGCTGCCGAACACCGCGTGCGCGGCAAGCATCTCGGCGTGGGTGGTCCAGGGATAGGCGCGTGGCCCGTCTGCCAGGCCCAGCAATGGCAGGGCCGTCTCGTCGGCCACCAGCCACACCGCCAGGCCGTAGGGCACGCCCCATCCACCGGCGACGGTGGGCCAGCGGTGCGCGAGGACTCCGTAGAGGGCGCCGGCCGACGCGCCGAAGGCGTAATGCACGATCGGTCCTGCAGCGCGCTTCTCCCGTTCATCGAGTGGTGCACTCGTGAGCGCCGTCACCACCTCGTCGGCCGCCTTTGTCGCGGGATCGTGGCGCCCGCCGTCGACAGGGCGGTGCGACTGTGGCTCCCGCGTGCCGGTGACCCCGCGGCCGTAGAGGGCGACGTGGAACCGGGTCATCACCCACGCCCCGACGATGCCGCCGAGCGCACCGGTCAGGGCCGCGCCTGTCCATGTTGTCGTTTGTCTCCGCATCGAAGCCTCCCGGAACCTGGGTGTGCAAGGTGCTGGCCTGCCCGTCTGGACCTTGGTACAGCATGAGGCGGGTTGCCATGGTGCGGCCGAGGGCGCACCATAAGTGCGAGCACGAACAACGACGGCACGTCACCTGCTTCAGGGAGGCGGCATGGCGACAGGGCACAGCGGGAACTTGCGCAGCCTGGGGGGCATTGCGATGTCCCTGTGCGCATGCCTGCTCGGGTTTGTCGGACCAGTCGGTTCCGCGCGGGCGCAATCGGCGCCGCCGACGGCCGCCGTGGTCCCCTACCGCCCGGCGCCGCCCCTGCGGAGCTACGTGGCCATCCGTCGGCTGGAATCGTCCAACGAGCGCCACCACAAGGACGCCTGGCTCGTCGCGCGCACGGAACTGCACGACAACGGCACGTTCAGCTACCAGATCATCGACGAAGGCGGGTCTGAGCTCATCAGGTCGCGCGTGCTGCGTGAGGCTCTCGAGAAGGAAGTGCAGGTTCACCGCGACGGGCGCGCCCGGCGTGGCGGCCTGACGCTTGACAACTACGAGTTCTCGACGCCGACGCAGGCCGATGGCGGCCTCCGCATCGCCCTGCAGCCGAAGCGTCGGGAGGACATGCTCCTGAAGGGGGCGATGTTCACGTCGTCGGACGGCGAGTTGCTCCGCGTCGAAGGCGAGCTGGTCAAGCGGCCGTCGTTCTGGACACGCTCGGTCCACATCGTGCGCCAGTACGGCCGCGTCGCCGGCGAGCACGTCCCGGTGCGGCTCGACATGACGGCGCAGGTGCGGCTCGTGGGACCGTCGCGGTTGACGGTCACCTACCAGTACGTGCAGATCAATGGCCGGCCGGTGCAGGAAATCCTGACCGGCGAGCCGACGGGGTCCGCGCGTGTCGCCTCGCGCGCCCCACAGGACTGAACGATCCGGGCTGCGACAGCCCCCGTTGCCGTTCGGGTTCCCGTCAGATCAACCGGTAGCAGACCACCGCCACGGCCGTCGGCAGCAAGGCGCCGAGCAGCAGGTAGAGCGGCACGATCACGCCCCCGAAGAAGCGCCCGAGCAGCGCCTGGCCGGCCGGGTTGGGCGCGTTGGCGATCACCGTCAGCCCGCCGCCGGTGACCGCCCCTTCGACGACCGCCGCCTTGGCCGCCTCCGACATGTTGGGCACCAGCGTCGCCAGGTAGGTGATGAGCGCGTTGTCGTTGAACGCGGTCAGCAACGCCGCGCCGAAGAAGAGCGGCGTCTCGCTCAAGCTGGCCAGCACGGGCGCAATCCACCAGCCCTGCAGGCCGCCGTGGATGACCAGGCCGGCGAGGAAGAAGCCCACCAGCAGCGGCGACTTGAGGGAAATCTCCGCCTGGTAGGGGCTGGTCGCCTTGACGAACCCGAGGAAGAACAGGAAGCCGCCGAGGAACAGCGCCGGGTAGTGGGAGTTGACGACGGTCCAGGCCATGAACAGCGCGTGCGCCACGACGATCCAGGCTGGCACGGGCAGCAGCGCGCCCTGGCCCGACGCCACCGCATCGGCATCCGGGACCTCCACGTCGCGGACCGGCGGCCGCGCCGCGAGGGCGGCGAGTTCCTTGCGGAAGATCAGCAGGTAGAGCGTGGCCGACGTGAACACCGCGATCAGCGTGCGCCACCCGAAGTGCGTGAGCACGTACATCAGGTCCCAGCCCCAGGGGCGCGCGACCATGAGGATGGGCGGCGCCGCGAAATGCGTCAGCGTGCCGCCGATCGAGACGTTGACGAACAGCAGTCCCAGCGTCGCGTACTTCAGGCGCGGGCTCGGCTGCAGGTCGTAGAACTGGCGGGCCAGCAGGAGTGCGCAGATGGTCATCGCGGCCGGCTCGGTGACCAGCGACCCGAGCATCGGGCCGACCGTGAGCGTGGCGAACCACCAGGCCGCGGGCGTGCCACCACCCAACCCGGCCACCTTGCTCATCGCGCGCTCCGCGAACACGATGATCGGTCGCGTCGAGGCCAGCGCCATGATCACGACGACGAACAGCGGCTCGGTGTAGTTGACGGTGTCGTTCAGGTAATGCTTGGCGGTGTCCCACCCCCGCCCCCACGTGATGGCGGCCAGCAGGACGACG from Luteitalea sp. TBR-22 includes:
- a CDS encoding CBS domain-containing protein — encoded protein: MQLATLMTPDPATCTPDTPIEEIARLMRTHDCGEIPVVEHASTRTLLGVVTDRDMVLRVLAEGRDARAATAADCMTSPALSLTAEARVSDAVEMMQAHQVRRLPIVDEGGRVCGIVSQADLARATTAELTGDLVRDVSEPTRSE
- a CDS encoding gamma-glutamyltransferase family protein, which translates into the protein MLLACGRDHRPTAVPQAPEAASGWTDKPGWSASSWMVAAANPLAVDAGTEMLEAGGSALDAAIAVQMVLTLVEPQSSGIGGGAFLVYWDGARVTALDGRETAPAAASPELFVRDGVPMRTIDAIVGGRSVGAPGVVRMLALAHARHGRLPWARLFGPAIRLCDEGFAISPRLAGLLSREAHLSKDPEARAYFYEPDGRPKAAGTRLRNPALAAVLRSIAANGPDAFYTGDIAADIVTKVRSHPTNPGVLSAADLAAYQPVEREPLCFTYRTSRICGFPPPGSGTLALGQIFGILESHDMRALAPSRGADGRWTMSAEAVHLYTEAARLAFADREAYVGDPAFVPVPVSALLDPQYLEGRRAAIGARSMGRATAGVPPGLTRAATAGVPLERPSTSHISIVDGFGHALAMTTTVEDGFGSRQFVRGFILNNQLTDFSLAPTDAAGAPVANRVEAGKRPRSSMTPLLVFDRRSGALRMTLGSPGGSAIINYVGKVLLATLDWGLDVQQAIALPNVGSRNGPTELEAGRVDPALGPALEARGHEVRLLDQTSGLQAIERTATGWFGGADPRREGIARGK
- a CDS encoding YdiU family protein, which translates into the protein MPGDPSARNMPRRVPGASYSCVEPTRVASPSLLAWSDALGRDIGVARPPLGPGPVADVLAGNRLLPGSVPYAARYGGHQFGHWADQLGDGRAITLGELRGADGRVHELQLKGAGPTPYSRQADGRAVLRSSVREFLCSEAMHALGVPTTRALSLVTTGESVVRDMFYDGRPEAEPGAIVCRVAPSFVRFGSFEIHAAHGEVDLLRRLADHVIGTHFPDLGPTGARDTYLAWFEEVCRRTAVLAAHWTRVGFVHGVLNTDNMSILGLTIDYGPYGWLEGYDPAWTPNTTDAGGRRYRFGQQPNIALWNLARLGEALIPLVESVDDLHRGLEAYRDEFDRAYSSMLRDKLGLDALTFSGDDPLLQELFAMLEAAETDMTIFFRGLTRVPVGAEVPDEARLAPVRDAFYDEDDLAGPHGARVLAWLRAWATRVRDEGQPDATRVARMRAANPKYVLRNYLAQQAIDAAAAGDTSVVERLLRVLSRPYDDQPGEDDLAARRPEWARHRAGCSMLSCSS
- a CDS encoding DUF3072 domain-containing protein, with the protein product MNDPRDQAGDIHENHEATGGTGVERPSNLLKDPDDWTTGDEPMTDAQRSYLGTLSQEAGEDPPADLTKAEASRRIDQLQQRTGRGAQR
- a CDS encoding ABC transporter ATP-binding protein → MSDALIAFSHVSVIRDGARVLDDFSLTIPAGQHVAIVGPNGSGKSTLLKVITRELHPLDLPQTSVTVLGQSRWTLWDLRAALGIVSNDLLATVTRKITGRELLLSGFFGAIGLWPHHVPTDEMRARVDEVLAWLGLPYLADRLLTRMSSGEARRLLIGRALIHRPRALVLDEPMTSLDLGAAHEVRATMRALAQAGTSLVLVTHDLADIVPEIGRVVLLKQGRVVGDGPTPRLLTTQTLSGLYDRPVEVSFRDGHYHAW
- a CDS encoding DUF1440 domain-containing protein; protein product: MRRQTTTWTGAALTGALGGIVGAWVMTRFHVALYGRGVTGTREPQSHRPVDGGRHDPATKAADEVVTALTSAPLDEREKRAAGPIVHYAFGASAGALYGVLAHRWPTVAGGWGVPYGLAVWLVADETALPLLGLADGPRAYPWTTHAEMLAAHAVFGSATHVAMTALQQRASQPA